AACACTTCTCCATCTCTAAAACAACACCTTCTCACTGCTAATAAGCTCTAAATTAACCATTGCTATCTAGTAAAGTCAAACATGCTAAATATCATGCAGAATGTATTCTGCAGAATAGTAACGATAGCCATTTTAGACAGTCAGAATGCACACCACATTGCTACACAGTTACTgtattgaaatgaaaaataattacaaatattACTACAAcgtgtttatgtattttacagAAATATACAATCAAGATGGCCCTAAGAAAAGGTGACTTTACAGTGTGCCAGTTTTTGGACTGTTATATATGAAAGTTATTTGAATATAAgaatgaaaaaggagaaaaagagacCTGTTTACGGTCATTATGATAAGCAATGTTATTTAACCTCTGTGTTGGCGGTGCCTCCTCGCCCTCAACAATCAAAATAAGTCAACTAAATCCACACACTGAGGATGCCCTCATCCCTTCATTTATCAGGTTTAGACTTTCTGCCCCATTTCCCACTCCCTTCCATTCCTCCATCACTCCTCTTCAGTATGTTCTATCCTCCATCCCTACAGCTACAGTACCTCCCTGCTGGCCAGTAATGTGGCTGGCAAACCAATTTGACAGTCTCATCTTCGTCCAAAAGATGGGGGAGGCCTCCGGAGGCCCCGTTTTTGACTGTGCAGAGGAGGCAGAGTGAGAGTGTGCCTATCCCATTTGAAGTTAATTATCTTTAGGTTCATCTGATGGCCCTTGCCCTTGCTTTTGTGTCTAAGAGAATATGTATGTATAGGTGCATGCATGTATTTATATCATCTAAATGCCttataatgtttaaatgagATGGAGGGCTGAGTAGTATTAAATTGACATCAGTGGTTCTTTGTCTTTCCTATCATCTGGGGTGTGTTATGAGGTTTTCTGTATGAGGGAGAGGTCAAGAATTTTAGTCAAATTTTTCACTGTTACTGTTTTatctcctttgtgttttttcaacTCCTTGAACAGAGCAAGCTACAAATAGTTTGAGGATTCTCAAAGAACCAAAgaacataaattaaatatgtctttaaatatgtattaaaaaagttataatttaaaattacttGCAGTTTCATAACTCCATTTCTGTTGATGATAGTGTGCTTACATGGGTATCTATATGTTTTACGTCAACAAATAGAAATTACTTCTTTATTCTCCTTAAAATGAATCACAATTAAGCCATCAGTGATAATACAAAAGGGATCtgatattttaagtttttgtcttttcagcaGATGCTTCAAACTGGACTTGAGTGGCTTTTACTAAGATATTCTCTGTATGAGCAGCATGCCCTTTGTTTataagacacaaacacagagctgATTGTGTAGCAGAGGAGCTGGGCCCACATGCCGTGAGGGGACCaagggaaaagaagaaagatggagagagggagaagagaagaggaaagaGACTCCAACATAATTAACCTTCACTCTCTCCATTTGCAGTGGCTCATGCAGGGACCATGGGCAGCGCACGGCTGCACCATGGGAACATGGGAGAGAGAGGACACCTGCTTACTGCAGCGACACGAAGAGAACAGGTCAAACTGTTGGGgtgaaagttaaaaagaaatgcaaggCGGGGCtgataaaaataagatatgTATGACAAGTCTTGTcaccagtttaaaaatcatgaTAAACAAGGCTAATAATAGTGATGACTACTGATGTGTGCCTCTCCAGTAGTTTATCTTGTAGCTTCTTTATCACGTGTGCCGACACTGCTCAGTCctcaaaataaatatgcaatCATTTACTGCCGTGTAGCAGGCACCTGGGAGGCTGAGGGAAAACACCCCAATGtacaaaaaccacacacacacacttaaattGCTGTGTTTTACACTCAAAATCACTTACTTTACATGCTTGCTCCAGGGCACGGAAAATTATCCTTTTCCAAATGAGTGAGTGAGTATTGTACCAATGTGCACAGATGTTTTTACATGCATGTGCTTGAAATCTGCTGTTTCCTCAACAGTGCAAAGATTTAAATTGAGCATTAGAGATGTTCCTGGATTTTACATTATATTTAGTCCAGGTCTGAAAGTCATCAGTTCCAAGTTGTTTTTCCACAGTAGATGGACTGACCCCacacttgttttcttctttactttgATGCACCAGCTTTTGGTGCTGTGTGGTGGTGTGCTACGGGCTTTTGGTTTTTCTCAGTCAGTGGACAGATATGCTGAAGACTCTCCTGGAGCTTGATGTGAACAGCCAGGCAAAGCTGCATTTATAATGTtgctttatttaatgttaattcatagtaaaacattgaaaaacaaaacactgatttactttattcttaaaaatctttaaagatTAATACTttgcattaaatatttgttaatcTTAGATTAATTACtataaaaaaagctgaaaagacTACTTATTAATTGTTACTGCTAGTACAGTgtacacaaataaattaaataaaatcatttgtaTAAGGAATATAGTTTAACTTATCAAATTTAATAGCAATAAACTATCGGGCATTATTTTGTGCATGCAGTTTCCTAATCTTATCAGAGCAAACACTCTGATGAAAACAACGGAATTATATTCTCATTTTATTGCTTTCATTACACTCAAATACACATTATGTCATTAGAGGATTATCCTGGGAGAGATCTGATGAGAGCGATGCTTGTGTATTGACTCGTCTCAAAGCCCCGGGATTTTTCTAGCTCTGCAGTACTCcactttctgttgttttgttctCTGCTTGAACCTACAGCAGAGTAATATGTCCCATATGCTACcaggaaacaacagtgtgtgttAGCCTTACTCACCCAAAGCTATACTGTAAGAGCTCAAAGATGCAttattgtttttgatttttttttttctttctttatctatCAATGTTGTGAAATTGTTAGGAATATCCAAGCTGACAAGGTGTTAATTTTTCTCTACACAGTGTGGTCTAATCTTTCCCCTTTCTCTCCCTATCTGCAGCAACTCTGTTACTCCTGGCCCTCATATATCTGAAAACTCCTCATGTCTGCACTAAATTTTCTCCCTATTTTATTCTGATAATTTTTTACTCTTCACCATTGTCacctaatttagttttttatgagCCATTATGACACCAGGTTCCAgcataaagaaattaaatggaataaaaaaaaagaataaaaagcagaGCTACAGTTTGAATTTCAGTTTCTGATTGAAGGAATCTATTTTAACACccacaaaaaaagaggaaaaaaacataatatcTTAATATATTgtgaagaaatattttgttttttttactaaaatcaCTTTTCCAATTGCTGCAAAAATGTAAAGTCAATTTTATTCTAATctgaagttaaaataaaaacagaatgaaaatatactttttttgtAATCTACCTGCTTGCGTTGCATGAGATAACatgtgtaaatgtgaaaatgcatGTATGTTTGACTTGCCTTGCCTGGggaattttcttttataaagctTTCAGAGAGCTACACACACTCATTGGTGGCATTGCACCACTGTGAGGCAGTGCATGCCGCAATGACACTTCTGGTTCTTTGCTACTGTCGGCACAGCTGTGTTAGATGAGCAACAGGCTTTCACCTTTATGGAAGGGGAATATGTCTTTTGTTCTGCTTCCTATTTCCTATCTCACAACCACTATAATAAAGTCTCAGAGCCCTATTTACATACTGCTAATGAATAAACAGGTCAAGGTACAGCTATGCAAAAATAACTAATGTAATAAAAGGcttgaggtaaaaaaaaagaggagtaaGTTTGGGTGGAAGGAGGGAGCTATGTTGAAGGAAGAGACAAGGTGACAAGGTGCAAGTGAGACaaaggatttaaaaaagattataaaaactCCATCTCGTAAGAATTTGTTTCCCTGTCATTCAGTGTTGCTTATTAAtgttacaagaaaaataaaactttaagtCTCACAAACGaacagaaaaattaaagcaTTCATGTAGACTAAATGTTGTGTTTAATCTATTGAACAGGTCTAGCAGTATAACACCATACAGATTTTTTGCACACAATTACCCTTTTAACCCTTTGGAGAGCCCTTGTAAACCTTGGGCACTCTTAACTTTCTGCATCTCCAACATGAATCAAGGCATCAACCATCTGTCAGTGCTGCTCCAGTATATATATTCTGCAGATTGAGTGTGTGGGACTGATATGTGCTAACAAGCCCAGGTGAGCGTGGTTAGCCTCACCTCTTAATGCGCTAATAAATGCAGCGGTTTGACAAAATGCTGTTGATGTTAATGAATGCATCTTCATCTCCCTGTGACAAGGTGAGGTGGTGAGGGCAGGTAAACAACACACTTCACCTGGAGGTTTGAGTTAAGCTAATGCAGTTTtttagtgtgtatgtgtttcttATCATGGCACTCTGCTTTTCTGAACTTTGACTTAACACAGAGCAGATGTGCctgaatgtcttttttttagtttgctaTTAGCATACAGATGTTAAGTGATACGCTATCCAGAAAAACTTTGCAAAAGCACTGTAGTTAAATCTCAGATGACTAACATGACATAAAACTCACAAAAGCAAAAGTATGTTTTAGCATGGCTTTAGAAAAAGCACATGCTCCATTAAACATACATTTCTAATGGCATTgtgattaaaaaacagaatcaaACCTACCTGTATATGTCACCCATACAGTAAAATGAAACTGTTACATTATGAATTTGTCACACTAACCTGTCTCGGCTTCGCCGGGAGGGGAAGGCAGCGTTGCAGCCAGCCACAGTGCACACGTGCATCTCTTTGAGGTGCACATTCTTGTAGTGCAGTTTCATGCTATAGGAGCTCTTGAAGCTCTTCTTACACACATAGCAAATCTTGGGGTCAGGACTTGAACATGAATCTCCTTCTGGTGACTGAGAAGAAGGGAATTTGGGTGGGCTGGCACCATATCCCATTGAAGAGATGAAGCTCTCATGCAGAGCAGCCATGCTTGCAGCGGCTGCTGCCATGCCTCCATTATAGAGGCCGTACTGACTCATGCAGAACATGTCGTAAGTTGGATCATTGAGTTCTTCTTTAATTTTCATGGAGGGTTGATTGGGGGAGGAATGACCTTTTCCttccatttcttttcttaaatggGCTTCGTCACTACCCTCATTGTCTTCCTTGTCCAGACCTCTGCTATGCTTGTGCTGTTCCTCCACATCCATCAGCTCATCTCGGTAGAACATCTTGGAGTCTGAGGTTTCAGACTCATTTTCAAAGTCTCTCTCATGGTCTTGATCCTCTGAGGTAAAGCTATCCATACAACGTAATTCGGAAGCTGCACCTCTGCTGTCACTGCCAGTACCTTCCCTGCATTCATCTTCACTTTGTCTCATCATTCCTCTTAGAGCTAAGCCAGGACTCATCTCATCCTGGGAGGGGGACTGCTGCCCACTACCACCACTTTGGTGTCCAGTGCCACTTCCACTGTTGTTGTTGCTATTacaatttccattcattttgaCATTGTTGTGAAGAAGACTTGactgatgatggtggtgattatGGTGGatgttatcatcatcatcctcgtCTTTGTCCTCATATTCGTCTGCCACATCAATCACTTCCTTCTCAATCTTAACTGGCATACTAGATTTACGGGGTTTCTTCTTGGGTGTAGGGTCACTGATGCCAGTGGTGAGATCATGATTGGCACTAGGAGTTGGTAAGCGATGGGAAATGGAGCCTACCTCTGACATGTGAATGTTATTGTGTGAAACAACAGCGGCCGCCAGCATCTGCTGTTGTTGATCCATCAGCGTAGTGCTGTTGGTAGTAGTGGGCATGATGGGGCTAGTTGGCAGTGACACTGGAGGACTGACAAGATCTGCTGGGGACAGTAGTGTTCGGTAGAATGGGGGCACTGGCTGGACAGGCTGTACCGACTTCAGCGAGGGGAACACTAGTGGACTTTGCAGGGGGGACTGAAGCATAGGGTCTACCGGTGGAGTAGTAAAGCCCAGTGGCGGCCTTCCAGGGCTGGTAAGTGTGAAGCCACCACTCTTGCTGTTTGAGATGACTGGTGTACCAGCGGTAGAATTGGCACGGATGAGGTCCTTATCGCGGTTATTTCGCAGCATTGGCATGTGCAACCGTGGATTGGGATTGGCACTGTGGCGGTTGCGGCTGCGCAGTGAACTGAAGACCATATTGCATCCTTCAATGGTGCAACGATGTTTAATCTTCAAGTGTACAGCATTGTAATGTATCTTTAGTGTGCCTTTATCATAAAAGGTTTTCCCACAAGAGTTGCAGCACACCCGTCCCTTACGTGAGGTGGCACCCATGCGGCGCATACGATGCATCTTAGAGGAGAAGGAAGGATGGGTAATGGTTTTAGAAGGTTCATCCTTAACAAAGTGGTGGTGGACTTGGTGATCACTTAAGCTGTTGGATTGCTGAGGTTGATTTTGGGACTGCTGTTGGccctgctgctgttgctgctgaagctgtgtatgctgttgctgctgttgaGCCTGCTGGGTGGAAGGGGTAGGTGAGATGGGTGATGCACGGTTGTTGGGTTCTGTCTTGGgttcattgttgttgttgattgGTCCCAGAACACCGCGACTAGGACTCTGACCTGTGCGGAAGGGAGAAAGTGACACTTCTGATTCACTGGTCTCCACTTGTTCCCCTTGGTTTGGCAGGCTGGGTTCCCGAAGCCGCAGGGCAGACTGCTCCATTGGGAGGCCGTTGGGGGGCAAGCCAAGCATGGGGGCAGAGACTGGGTTGATGTACTGGAACGGCAGGAGGAAGGCTAAGCTGTTAGGGatattttcaaaatggtgaATGCTGGATGGGCTACTGTTTTCCAGATGTGTCAAGAGCCCTGGACTGCGGGTCCTGTTATTACTTTCAATGAATGTCCTAATCCCAGAGTCTGTCTTGGATGAGGGAACTGTTACTGCCTGACCTTCTTTCTCCTGAATGGCCATCAGTTCTACAATGGACTTGGTTTCACCAAAGCGCAGAAACTGCTGCAGGGTGATGATCTCCTCTTCACGGGACATGATGGTCCAGCGGTCTAGCACCTTGCCTGCAGCATCCTAAATGCCccagaagagaaaagagaaagataCAATTCTTTATTGATTTTGAATAATCAGTGTGGTCAAAGGAGAAGATGGAGCAGGGGTTAGGCGAGTTTTTCTGCTTATGAAATTCAGAGGTCCCTGGAGCGACACATAACAAACTGAGCTATGCTGAAAATCTATCCCTCCACTGTCCCTCTTTCCCAAACATTATTCATCCTTTTTTCCACAGACCAAACATGCAGATGTATATGTTAATAATGATAAAAGTGGGTAAAGGTTTTACTGAACTTATCTGAAGCAACAAAGTAAGGCAATTAGCAGGTCTCGGTGACTTCAATCATTTTGAAGTTGTTAATCTTTGAGacagaataaaataactttataaaaAATGTCAACTGTTGCTTAGACTCCCTCAGTGTACAAACTGTAATTTCTCATAAATGTCTAagccagaggaaaaaaataatgcaaacacATATAATAGAATTATTAATACATGCCAATAATCAGACCTTGGTTGGCATATGTTTTATCCTTTTCTTTAAAGTAACTTGAGCATATAGGGAAAGGCTGACTTTAGAAGTaagtattttatgtttatgtaagGTTGTATTTGAGGAGGCCTCAAAAGTGTTTTTGAAGTTGTGTTCCTTTCATTGGGCAACTTAGATTTTCATCCTGACTTATGATAGTgatattacattacagtcatttagcagacgcttttatccaaagcgacttacagtggtcaggcagtagcattaagggtcttgccgAAGGACCCAACTAGAAGGTATTAATATTCATCCCCTGGGGGAATTTAATTCTGGTCGACTGCATGGGAACGACACTGTTTGTCATCTGATGCTTCATTTTAAGTTGACAATAGGTACCTTTGGCAAAAGGTAAAATAGATTTTAGCaacatataatttattataaacCTCTGCATTTcttgttcttgtatttttttgaAGCCTGGGAATGATGAGAAACATGTTTCCATTCCAACATATCTGAACTCCTCTGCTGGGACTTGGGCATTATTCCAAATAGAGCACTTGGCTAGCATCATTTGGGCTATGAACAGTAGAAAACTAAGAAACTCAGGCTCCGTGCATATGTGCACATTGTCAAACATCAAGAGCTGGCGAGGGATTCTGGGAAAAGAATTTTGGCAAATGCTTAAAACTGACTTCGTGGTATAGCTACTAAGGTTGAGGCaatgaaagtatttttgtctTCTTATGTAGACCCATGTCTCTTCCTACTGGTGAGAGCTAAAGACAGATGACTTTGCAAAGTGATTATAATACATTCACTGTTAATACTATTATATGAGACGGGGTATTTgtgtaaacaaaatggaaatTTACAAGAGAAGCAGGAAGAGATAGTGTAAATACTCCAGCTCACACACAGGCTCCTGAGAGACTGGGATCAAGTGACATCAGGGGAGTAACACAAGCTATGACAATTAGTTATACTGAAATGGTAACATTTCTTATGTGCTCCTAGCTGCTGGCATCTATAAAAGATAAATGGCAACTCTGGTGAGTAGAAAGCTGTAAAAACCAACATCACAAAGCACAAAGGGCCTGTAAGGAGAAAACAGAAGATAAATGTTTAAAGAGAGACAGCAAAAAAGAGTACGGGAGAGACACAGAggaagaaacacagaaaataaaagtgaGTGGTTTCATATCATGCCCTTAGATATACTGGAGAAACAGATTCTTCTGAGACGAAACATCAATAGTCACTGGGGTATTTGTTGttaaatatacattaaaaaacattttacactttCATTCTGTGTGCGCTCTGGAGTTTAGCCTGGAGGTATGACTTTAAATTCTAGCCTGGACACTATTATTTCATACTGCATGGCCATCTGGGCATTAGTACTTCCATTTGGTTtaattgaaacaaaaaaaaatgaaagcaaattaGAAAGTGAATCTTTAAATAGTTCCACCAGCAGAAAAAATCTTAAGAAATTGTGGTTCTTTTCAAATTTTCTAGAGACAAAAAAGGGACTAATTTGTGCTGCACACTTAAATGCACTAAGGTAACTAGTAACAGCTCAGACTCAACATGGCACAAAAAGCTGAATGcagttttaagtgttttattcTTAAGAATGGCGAACTGCAAGTGTATTTGCATTTTAAGGATAGCTACTGAGGCATGTTTAATTCATGCCTGTTTAAAATATCTTAATATCAGTCTCCTATTTATCCGTCTTTGAATCAAGATTAAACTAGCTTCATAACTGCTCATAAAATAGAGTCCATTTTAGTTGAACTTCCATTAATAAATGCTAAAGAATAATCTCAAACTATCAGGCATCTCATTAGCAAACCtacaaaagttttgttttaatggagATCAATAAGATGCCTTCAACATGCAATTTTCCAACTCTACCTTAATCACTGAGTGAGTAAAAcaaggattatttttattttaccttctgCCAGTGCTTTAAATTCTTTACTAATAGAGTCAGTCAAACATTACACAATGACACAGGCCAAACTGCAACCAATTAGTGTGAAAAAGAACCAGCTAGATATCAGAACAGGTCAGCAGTTCTTCTAAGCACTAGATCCTGACTGAAAGAAGGCTGCTGAGGCATTCCTCTTCAGTGGTCAGTTGTGCTTTAGATGGAGGCTAAAAAGTGTTTGAACTGAGATCATGGTTTAGGCATTGACTCAAGACAAGTTGAAAAACAGTGCCAATCTTTCTAACAAAGACAATGCAAAGGACAAAAGTGattataattttataaagtAAAATTTTGTGAAAATGATTGTTTATTTAGTCAACAAGCTTTTCAATCAAAGGCAACTGTAGCTCCTAAATTAGCAAATATCGCTTCACAAAAGCAACATCACAGATAAGACGATTAAAATGCACgttatatttaatttagcaTCTAAAGTGTTGTTGACACACATTTGTATACTAACACATGCCCCCATAATCTTTACTACTGTATGTCTCACAACTCCACTCCCCTGCATTAGCCTTGCAATGCTGTGAGAGAAACAAATATGCCATTAGAAGCACTTTTACAAGTAGGCACTCATCTTCCAATTAGCTTAATGTGGCCCTCTTCCCCTTATATTTTCCAGGCGTGCCCCACCTCTTCTTGTACACTCCCTCCAGTAAAATCTCATTAATCCACCCCTCCCCCATCTCCCCTAGTGCTATGACATATTAGTCTGTCATTATGCATCCCAGAGTCCTTTAAACAATGCAGCTAAACCTCTGTTTGCCAGGTTAATGACTATTAGCCAATAATTACAGCAGAGAGACGATGGGGTACCCCACTTTATCTGCTCGACAGCTTCTGctgttagtttattttatttgcctgCTTCCATGTCTCCCAGTATTAATCTTGAGACCACtgtatttattcatctttttgcTGCTGTAATTATTCTGAATCCATTGCTGTCTCTAATACTGTGGGGCTGTGATATTTTTCAGTGGGGTTTCCATCTCATAGATAGTTGACTATGTGGTCATGGGCCAGGTTACCACTGTCATTTGAGACCAATCTGGTAACTAGCAGGTTATGCACTTGGCTCCATCAAGAAGTGGAACGTAGACTTGTTTGAATGGTGGATAAGGCATAAGAGATTAGCAATCTAAAATATATGTGACTAATTTTGATCCATCATACCTAGTAATTCTTTTTGATAAACAATAGGAGATACAATGgcacac
The Melanotaenia boesemani isolate fMelBoe1 chromosome 4, fMelBoe1.pri, whole genome shotgun sequence genome window above contains:
- the bnc2 gene encoding zinc finger protein basonuclin-2 isoform X3, which translates into the protein MSKEAELDVRGSECDTVPPEPSRDPELPRPPSAQVNGPSVTAGVCVNVPSSIHSSSSSRSGLGGISIVSSSAEGAGESSMQFSTRPPSAEQPGFMGTWQQQSTDSNLLYRMSQQAIRCTLVNCTCECFQPGKIHLRTCDQCKHGWVAHALDKLSTQHLYHPTQVEIVQSNVVFDISSLMLYGTQAVPVRLKILLDRLFSVLKQEEVLHILHGLGWTLRDYVRGYILQDAAGKVLDRWTIMSREEEIITLQQFLRFGETKSIVELMAIQEKEGQAVTVPSSKTDSGIRTFIESNNRTRSPGLLTHLENSSPSSIHHFENIPNSLAFLLPFQYINPVSAPMLGLPPNGLPMEQSALRLREPSLPNQGEQVETSESEVSLSPFRTGQSPSRGVLGPINNNNEPKTEPNNRASPISPTPSTQQAQQQQQHTQLQQQQQQGQQQSQNQPQQSNSLSDHQVHHHFVKDEPSKTITHPSFSSKMHRMRRMGATSRKGRVCCNSCGKTFYDKGTLKIHYNAVHLKIKHRCTIEGCNMVFSSLRSRNRHSANPNPRLHMPMLRNNRDKDLIRANSTAGTPVISNSKSGGFTLTSPGRPPLGFTTPPVDPMLQSPLQSPLVFPSLKSVQPVQPVPPFYRTLLSPADLVSPPVSLPTSPIMPTTTNSTTLMDQQQQMLAAAVVSHNNIHMSEVGSISHRLPTPSANHDLTTGISDPTPKKKPRKSSMPVKIEKEVIDVADEYEDKDEDDDDNIHHNHHHHQSSLLHNNVKMNGNCNSNNNSGSGTGHQSGGSGQQSPSQDEMSPGLALRGMMRQSEDECREGTGSDSRGAASELRCMDSFTSEDQDHERDFENESETSDSKMFYRDELMDVEEQHKHSRGLDKEDNEGSDEAHLRKEMEGKGHSSPNQPSMKIKEELNDPTYDMFCMSQYGLYNGGMAAAAASMAALHESFISSMGYGASPPKFPSSQSPEGDSCSSPDPKICYVCKKSFKSSYSMKLHYKNVHLKEMHVCTVAGCNAAFPSRRSRDRHSSNINLHRKLLTKELDDIVLDPQLTPLPKDLRAELLAKIYAGYHMGLDPMARMGIGGASFGHPGLNHNVHSPISNEYFHHPLNQDLKNHHTNGLLRGQPDDYMVLDLSTTSSVQSSSSIHSSHESEEGSDEGILLDDLEEEGEEDEEEGISEGDDFSQRAEGRVEGGHRDDTGELKEGPGEGLDASSSPFFLSSTGGSNGSSSGILCNICHKMYSNKGTLRVHYKTVHLREMHKCKIPGCNMVFSSVRSRNRHSQNPNLHKNMPFSTIID
- the bnc2 gene encoding zinc finger protein basonuclin-2 isoform X5, with translation MLYGTQAVPVRLKILLDRLFSVLKQEEVLHILHGLGWTLRDYVRGYILQDAAGKVLDRWTIMSREEEIITLQQFLRFGETKSIVELMAIQEKEGQAVTVPSSKTDSGIRTFIESNNRTRSPGLLTHLENSSPSSIHHFENIPNSLAFLLPFQYINPVSAPMLGLPPNGLPMEQSALRLREPSLPNQGEQVETSESEVSLSPFRTGQSPSRGVLGPINNNNEPKTEPNNRASPISPTPSTQQAQQQQQHTQLQQQQQQGQQQSQNQPQQSNSLSDHQVHHHFVKDEPSKTITHPSFSSKMHRMRRMGATSRKGRVCCNSCGKTFYDKGTLKIHYNAVHLKIKHRCTIEGCNMVFSSLRSRNRHSANPNPRLHMPMLRNNRDKDLIRANSTAGTPVISNSKSGGFTLTSPGRPPLGFTTPPVDPMLQSPLQSPLVFPSLKSVQPVQPVPPFYRTLLSPADLVSPPVSLPTSPIMPTTTNSTTLMDQQQQMLAAAVVSHNNIHMSEVGSISHRLPTPSANHDLTTGISDPTPKKKPRKSSMPVKIEKEVIDVADEYEDKDEDDDDNIHHNHHHHQSSLLHNNVKMNGNCNSNNNSGSGTGHQSGGSGQQSPSQDEMSPGLALRGMMRQSEDECREGTGSDSRGAASELRCMDSFTSEDQDHERDFENESETSDSKMFYRDELMDVEEQHKHSRGLDKEDNEGSDEAHLRKEMEGKGHSSPNQPSMKIKEELNDPTYDMFCMSQYGLYNGGMAAAAASMAALHESFISSMGYGASPPKFPSSQSPEGDSCSSPDPKICYVCKKSFKSSYSMKLHYKNVHLKEMHVCTVAGCNAAFPSRRSRDRHSSNINLHRKLLTKELDDIVLDPQLTPLPKDLRAELLAKIYAGYHMGLDPMARMGIGGASFGHPGLNHNVHSPISNEYFHHPLNQDLKNHHTNGLLRGQPDDYMVLDLSTTSSVQSSSSIHSSHESEEGSDEGILLDDLEEEGEEDEEEGISEGDDFSQRAEGRVEGGHRDDTGELKEGPGEGLDASSSPFFLSSTGGSNGSSSGILCNICHKMYSNKGTLRVHYKTVHLREMHKCKIPGCNMVFSSVRSRNRHSQNPNLHKNMPFSTIID